DNA from Sulfodiicoccus acidiphilus:
GGGTGAAGATACAGGCTCTAGCCGACGTCTACGTGGACGCGGCTGAGGGTTTGAGAAGGAGGTTTAAACTTGAGGCCCAAGTTCACCACAGTTACGAGGAGTTGTTGAAGAGGGAGGACGTGGACGCGGTAGACATCATGCTCCCTCACCACCTACACTGGAAGGCAGTAATGGACGCCATAATGGCTGGTAAGCACGTGTTGGTGGAGAAGCCCATGTGCGTGACTCCTGCCGAGGCGGACGCCGTTGTTGACGCCGTTAAGGCAGCCAAAACCAAGCTCTTGGTGGGTCACAACCAGGTCTTCTCTCCAGCCGTGAGGGAGGCGAAGAGAATGATAGAGGAGGGATACGTGGGGAAATTGTTCTCCGTGAGGACACAGGATTGCTTTAAGGGAAGGATTGGAGGATGGAGGTTGTCCAAGGAGAAGATAGGCGGAGGAGAACTCATAGACACCGGTTACCACCCAATGTACCTCCTAAGTTACCTATCCGCATCGAAGGTCTCCTCAGTGTACGCCGTGACGGGTAAGTTCTTCAATTTGGAAATGGAAGGCGAGGACACCGCCATGGTCCTTGTGAACTTCGCCGATGGTTCATTGGGCAGCGTGAATACCTCTTGGGCTTACGAATTACCTCCAGGGGACAAGAGGTTCGCGGTGGCCGGGGAGAAGGGACTCCTCTACGGAGATCTGTTAGTATTGGGATACAAGGTACCTGGAATGGGAGAGGCGAGGAGGGAGTGGCCTACTGTGAGGGATCCGTACACGGATACATTCATTTACGAGATCTCCCACTTCCTCGACGTCGTGGAAGGAAGGTCAGAGCCCATTCAGGGACCGGAGGAGGGCAGATCAGTGGTGAGGTTGGTGACTGCTGCATACAGGTCTGTCGCCGAGAAGAGGGCAGTGGGGCTTGACGAGGTCTGACCTCATCCCTAACTCGACAAACTCACGTAGTTACACTCTCCCACTTTCCGGTCTCAGACGACTTCGCTATCTTATCCATAACGACGGCCGTCCTCCAACCGTCCTCGAAGGTGGCGGCCTCCGGTCCCACGCTCCTGTCCTCAGAGACCCTGAGCGTGAAGTGGTAGAGCTCGTGGGTGAAGGTGTGTTCCCACCCCAACACGTGTCCAGGAGGCCACCAGAACCTCATATAGGGATGGGTGGATTGAGTGGCCAGGACTGTTCTGAATCCCCTCGTTTCCCCGTCGGAGGTGTAGTATACCTCCAACTCGTTAAGTCTTTCCAGGTTGAACCTGAGGGCCCCCTCACTACCGTTTACCTCCAGGGAGAGGAAGTTATCATGGCCCGTCGCCATTCTCGAAGCTTCTATGACCCCACTGGCGCCGTTCTCGAATTTGACCAGGGCTTG
Protein-coding regions in this window:
- a CDS encoding Gfo/Idh/MocA family protein, whose translation is MIRIGIIGCGGIANAHVLAYLQHSERVKIQALADVYVDAAEGLRRRFKLEAQVHHSYEELLKREDVDAVDIMLPHHLHWKAVMDAIMAGKHVLVEKPMCVTPAEADAVVDAVKAAKTKLLVGHNQVFSPAVREAKRMIEEGYVGKLFSVRTQDCFKGRIGGWRLSKEKIGGGELIDTGYHPMYLLSYLSASKVSSVYAVTGKFFNLEMEGEDTAMVLVNFADGSLGSVNTSWAYELPPGDKRFAVAGEKGLLYGDLLVLGYKVPGMGEARREWPTVRDPYTDTFIYEISHFLDVVEGRSEPIQGPEEGRSVVRLVTAAYRSVAEKRAVGLDEV